The following is a genomic window from uncultured Draconibacterium sp..
TACTGAATAAATAATACATTTCTGTAATGTATTTAGTACTGTTTCTGTATCATTATTTTCGATTGTTAAAATACAAACAATTATAGGAAGTACATAGAAGCATATGATTATACTAAAACGTATCAAACTCCAAAAGAACCAATTAATCAATAGATAAAGATATCTGGACAGTTTCCATAAAAAGAAAAGAAAATTATTGGTTGAGTACACTTCTTTTATCTTAAATAAGAATTTCTTTTTTGTTATGCTAGAGAACTGCCATTTTGAAAAAGCAAGAACTAATCCTGCTAAACCAGAACTAAAATAGAAAATATCTTCACTTAAAATTGGACGTGAATTAGGATTCAATTTTATGATTTCGTAACTGTTGTTTTTAATTATTTGTATCGTTTTTGCAATTCTTATTGTTTGAAAATTTATAAATAGGAAAATAACTAGCAATATAAATGGGAATAATAACTTTAACTCATTTATGTCTATTGTAATCTCATTGTTGAAAATATTAACCTTACTATTATTTATAAATCCAAAAAGGAAAAGAATATAAAAGCCAGTTAAAACATAAACTGTCAGTAGGTTTTTATTTTGATTTTTGAAGATGTCTGTTAATTGATTAATTAGTCGCTCCTCAAATTTTAATAAATATTCTTCTTTGCTTTGCATTTTTTTCAATTAGGCATAACGGTCACTTGCAAGTTGTCGGTGCGGATTTCGAAGAGCGTCAGCGTCCGGTAGGACGAAGACGGTCAAGAAAGGAGCAGAGGCAACGCACACCACTGCACCCGCAATGCAATTTGCAATTTGTTAGCGTTTCGTGTTTTTTATATTAATTGCATTTGTGTATTCTTTTTTATCAATTCATAAATATCTGGTCGAACTGGTATTACTATTTCGGTAAATATTTCTTGAACAAAATTTGCAACCCAATATTCTGAGTCAACAGGCGGAGTTGAACCAACCTCTAAATGGTCAACATAATCACTTGACCTCATATAAAAATCGTTTGTCCAAAACAAATATGCAATGTGCTGAATAAACAAGTTTTGGATGTCTTTTTTTATTAAATCAAGGTATTTGATTCTATTTGGATTATGTATCTCATTGTCGTTTAAGAGTACATTTCTATAAAAATTGTAATGTGTGTTATCGTTACATCTGTCTCTTATTTTTTTATATCTATCATCGATTTTTAGAATTTTATTAATTTCCACAAGTCTCGGCGAATTGTTAATATAATTTGATATTGAACGGTAATCAGGAATGCTTTCTGTCCCGTTTCTCCATTTTTCTATTTTTTCAACGATTAAATTCTCAATGCTATAGTTGTCCTCAAGGTAAAGTCCTGTGTATATATTAATTATTGTTGAGTCATAATATTTACGGATAAGTGAATAGGCATCATTTATTCTTCCAACTTTCAACAATAATCGGATAGAATCAATCGTGCCTTTTATTGATGAGAAAAAATATGAGTCAAGATTAAATAATTGATTTGTCCCAAACCGAACAATTCCAAATACAGAAAAAGATAAGGAGTCATAGAATTTTACTATTAACTCTAATTTTGAAAATAGCTCGTGATTTTTGTAATTATTTCCAAATTTATCCTCCGGGTTAATCTCTGTCAACATGATGTTTGTCTGTCTTTTAACATGAACGCTAACGGTTGGTACATGTTGTCGGGGCGGATTTCGGAGAGCGTTCCTGTCCGAAGGACACGGAACTGCGAAACGAGAATCCGCAGTTGGCGAACCACCAAACCCCGCCCTGCAATATGTACTGTGTTACCACACGTTTTTATTTATTTTTTAATCCTAATTCGTTTAGTGTTTTCTTTAGTAATCTTTGTTTTAAAAAATTTCCTCCAAAATTCATTATTACTGATAATATTAATCCAAAAAGAATTCCAAACACTTTTTCTTTTGTGCCATTTGAGTCATCGAGTAGTAGGAAAGGAATAAAATAAACAGGAATAATAATCGATGCTATTGGAAACAAAATATGACTTCTGGCAAAAATTGTCAGTACATTGTTTTCAATATTGTTTGAAAATCTTCCTTTTAATATTGCGGGATTTCCACCTCCTTGAATATAAATTCCAATTGTCATTTTATCGGTTAGTTTGAATTCATTGTCATTTTTTAATTTTCCTGATAGGTTTATACTAAACCCTTTTGTAGTAAGAATTTTCTTTAATGTTTTTATTACCCGATTCTTATCATCATTCGTTAACTCAAATCTGAGTTTTTCTCGGCATAATATTCTGTTCAACAATTTGCTCACGTTTAGTCTTGTTGGTGTTTGTTATGTGAGGTTAATTTTCCATCTGTGTCATATTCCAATGCAAAAGAGTCGAATGAAATTATGAACTTAGTCCCTTTTTGAAAACTCTCATATTCAATATTATTTGTTTTAAGAAAATTAATTGCTTCTCTTTTAGTCGATTTTGTTTCAAGAATCTGCTTGAATTTATGCATGTCTTGATAATATTCGTCACAACTGTCCATGTAATAACTTTGTCCAACAGCATTGTCAATTGTTTTGTAAAACCAAAAGATATTTGAGATTACCAAAATTGTTAAAGTCATCCAAAACAATATTTTATATGAGCGTTTCATATTTTTTCAAAATGTGTGGTAACGGTTGGTACATGTTGTCGGGGCGGATTTCGGAGAGCGTTCCTGTCCGAAGGACACGGAACTGCGAAACGAGAATCCGCAGTTGGCGTACCACCGAACCCCGCCCTGCAATATGTACTGTGTTAGCAGTAGGTGTTTCACAAAATCGATTTCAAAATCTCAAATACAGCAGAACCGGCAACTGAATATCCTATCGGCAAAACATTGGATTCAATAAAAGCTTCAATATTCTTTCTAATAATGTTTTTCTTCCCGGGGGAAATCTCACTTTTATATTTTACAAATTCATTATTTAAAATTTCTTTATCTTTTGCATTTGTTTGTAGCAATAACTCTTGTACTTCAAAAAACTGCTTTTTACTTAATTTAAATTTGTCACTATAAGTAACTATTTTTAACTTCTCAGCAAAATTTACATTTCCTCCATAAATATTTAGATTGTCAATTTTCATAATTATTTTCAATTTTTATATTATCCGAAAAATTCGTGTTACTATCTTTTATATTAATGTTTTTGATTATTGTTTTTGATTTTGAAGTTGAAGTATAACTTCTATATTCGTGCAATAAATTTGAAATTCCAATGTCTTCAAAACTGTTTTGGCATTCAATCTTAGTTTTAAGTTTACTTTCAGCTTTTAGTACTTTCTCATAATCGAAGTAATAAGGGCTTTTTGAAGACCTGCATTCTTTACAAATACATGGTATCATTTCAATTACGTTTGGTGAATTCAAGGTTTTGTGTATATAGTCGATTTCTCTTCTAATTATTTCTAATAAATTACTTTTTTTATATCCTTTGATTTGAATTACTAATCGTCTATTTAGAGGTTCACTAACTATGAGACTTGTAGATTCACTCCTTTCAATTATAACCCCATGTTTCCAATATAAATCGTTTTTTATTAAGTCGTGGATTCTAACTATAAATCGAGTTATTATTCCTTTTGGCATAAAATCATATCTATACTCAAAAATTAACATATCATCATCTTTCCAATTTTCAATTTTATCAGGCATTTCTGGACGTAACAGTTCAGGTATAATATATTGGCAAGTGTTTGGAATTTGGAAACATAATTCAAATTTTTTCATTAACTCAAGTAGATGAATATATTTATCTTCAGGATAATTATCCCAAATAAGTTTGAGTTCATGAAAATCAAAATTGCCAAAATTGTCAATTATATGTCTTGTATCAGCTACTTTGTAAACTGCATTTGTTGCCCATTCAGGTTCAAGAAATACAATATCGCTAAGAATTGGATTATCTCGAAAGTTGAGAAAAACTCCTAAATCATGATAATACATGCCTAAATAGTTTGCCTTTTCCTCTTCTAATCCGTATTTCGCACATATTTCTAGATATTGATTATAAGATATATGGCTCTTCTTTAGTTGTCCTAAATCAGTTCTAATTCTTTGCCATTCTACAGGGAGTTCATCTCCGATATGAGGTAGATTATCTATTTCAGTAATTATACTTCTAATTAATTCATCTATTCCTAAATTCTTTGTAGCACTTATTCTATAGAATCCTTTAATGTTTGGAAATTTTCTTAAAAGGGATTTTTCATCAATATTAAGAATTCGCTCATCCATCTTATTAAGTACCATAATGACAGGAGCATTATCACCTAAAAGTTTAATTACATTTAACCAGTAATCAAATGATATAAGATTGTCATTTTTTCTAGCCTCCCATACAAAAATATAAAGTGACCTTTTAGTTAAGAAAAATTGGTGAGTGGTATGATAAATTTCTTGCCCCCCAAAATCCCAAAGATTTATTTTGAATTTGTCGCTTTTCTTTGTAGATAAAGTCCAGTTGTTTATTTCAATGCCTTCTGTAGTTATCTCACTTATATTAACTTTGTTATAAATTAGTCTTTTACATAAACAGGTTTTTCCGACTCCTCCTTCTCCAACAATTAATACTTTTGATTCATAGATTTTGATTGTTTCATTTTCATAAATTGACTGTAAATAGTTAATTATAGAAGAAGTCCCTTGATGAACTATTTCAATTGGAGGATAAACTAAAGGATTTTTATAATAGAAAAGGCTTTCAATTGATTTTATCTTGCCAAATTCTTTTGGAATTTTTTTTATATTATTATTACTAAAATTAAAATGTTTCAATTTCGACAATTCACTAATTTCTCTAGGTATATCCTCAATTTTGTTATTGGAAATATTTAGGGTTACAAGATTTTTTAATCCACCTATATTGCTAGGTAGATTTTTTATACTATTTCTTGTCAATAATAGTTCTCTTAATGATTTCAAGTTTCCTATTGAGCTATCAATTTCATAAACGTAATTATCTTCTATTTGCAGTGATTTAAGATTGTTTAAAAAATAGATGGATTTAGGTATGCACTGCAACCAGTTCTTATTCAATTTTAACACTTCCAAACTTTGAATTTGTTCTATTTCTGAATGTATCTTTGTTATAAAATTGAAAGAAGCGTCAATATATTTTAATTTTTTGAGTCTTGAGATATCATTTGGAATTTCACTTAATTTATTATTTGAAATAATAAGTTGTTCCAAATTTATAAGTTCAAACACTTCCTCTGGAATTGTAAATAAAGAAAGGTGATTTAAATTTAAAATAGTTGAGTTCTCTTTTTGAGCTCGTTGGATAATAGTAATTATTTTTGAAGTCATATTTTGGTTTAAAGTTGTTTATTTCACACTGTTCGTTAAGGCACATAGTTTACAAAGTTAAAGTCACATCCTTTACACTATTTTCGGACTTAACCTTGTTGATGATTCTTTATAAGTTAAATCATTTTGATTAAAGTATCCTAAAAGTACATTTCTGAAAAATACCTTCCAAACATCGTTTCCGATTTCTATAGCAGCGACGTATTTTCCTGTTAAAGCACGGGATAAATACACCCAATAATACGACCTCCATCTTATGGCTCCACTTTTGGTTACATACATCACTTTCATGCCAGGAGAATAGGTCCACTCTTTAATTCTCTCCGGGAATGGTTTGTTAGATCGTATATGCACCTCTGCCGGCGTCATCATATCTAAAGCTTCATGTGGTCTGACGTTATTATACTCCTTCACAAAAGCATTTAACGTGCGTTGTTGTGTCTTCATATCAAATGCTGATGGCATAGCGCAAGATGCCTTTAGATCGCGGTGCATTCGTTCATGTCTTCCGTTCTGTTCGGGATGCGATGGATCCGAGAATACGGGAAAAATCCCCAGTTCAATAAACCAATATGACAACCTCGAGAAACGCTGTATTGAGGTTGCAGCAGCAAATGGAGATCCATTGTCAGTATGGACTTGTTTGGGAAGTCCAAACATCCTGAAAACCCTTGTAAACTCTTTCTTTACGGATTTCAAGTCTTCATGTAAATGAGCTTTGGCCGTGAACAGGAAACGACTTCTTGAGTCGGCAATGGTCAATGGGTGACAATATATTTTATTGCCCATTTTAAACTTTCCTTTATAGTCGGCACTCCATACCTCATTACACTGTTGTGGATCAAAAATAGGGTAGGTAGGCTTTATCCTCCTTAACCTTTTTTGAGGTTGCACCAGACCGTTTTTTTTCAGAATATTGTGTACTGTGACCACCGAAGGAATTTGATTTTCAGTAAAGTCGTTAAACAACAAAACCCTTAGTTTTTTTGCTCCCCAGGTCTTGTGCCTTTCTTTCAATTTTAAAACTTTATCCACCACTTTAGGGTCTGTTTGGTTGGGATGGTGTATTGGCGCTTTAGAATCGTCCAATAGACCTTCTAACCCAAATTTTTCATACTTGTTAATCAGTTTGTACGCTGTCGGTCTTGAAATTTCAAAAACCCGGCATAATTCTGAAATGGAATATTTTTGAGAGTTCCATTCACAGATAAATTCAATTTTTTGTTCCATAGTTGTTGTTTCTTTCCAAGGCATAATGATCTTTTTTTAGATCAATTTACGACTTCAAAAAGTGTAAACTATGTCCCTTTAACTTTGTAAAGGATGTCCCTTTATCATACCAAATTATTGGTAACGGTCACTTGTAAGTTGTCGTTGCGGATTTCGGAGTTCGTTCCTGTCCGGCAGGACGGAACGATGTTGCGAGAATCCAGCGAACGACACACCACGAACCCCGCAATGCGATTTACAATTTGTTACCACCAGTTTTTTATTCTGTAATTTTTTCTAATAAATTGAAGTATTCATATAATTTTTCCAATATCAATTCATCATTTTGGTCAATAATTACATCCATGTGTAAATAAACACGATTATTAACCTTGTCTAAGAAGTTATTAGGGAATTTCTCCATCAATATTTTTTCATATGAAACCCAATCCTTTAGATTCCAGGTTGTTATGTAAATTCTAAATTCTCCTAAAGCACTAGTCCTTGTATTTTTAAACGAAGATTCAATACCAATTCTCGGCTTGTTTTTATTAAATGAATCAAATCCTAAATCCCAACCTTGCCAAGCCCACCAGTCTTTGCCTGTTTTGATAGAAATTTGTTCTTTCAATTCTGAGATTTTATCTCTCTGAATTCTAAGAATTCGTTCTTTATAATTCTCATGTGCAAGAATTAATTCATCTATTTGAGAAGAGTTGTCAAAGAAAAATTCTGAAAGTTTTTTGTCTGCTGGATTTAATGGATTCATATTTTCTAATGTTTGAATAAAGTCATAAAGTTGTATTAGATATTTTTGGTTGCAAGTCGAAATATAACCCCCAATATTACGTTTTAGGATTTCGAAAAACTCGGAATAAGTTATTGCAATAAAATCATTGCTTTTGATTAATTCACATTCTTCTTTTTTAGTGATTTTATCTACTGATAAAACAAGTTTTATAGTATTTTCAATATTATATTCTTGCAATCTTTTTTTATAGGAATCAAGAGGATTATACAATGACGCAGTTATTTTATTCTCTATTCCAATTATGAAGTCAGGACTATAAATTACTAAATCTATCCTTTTACCATCAGCGTTGTCTTCTGTGATAATTTTTATTTGTTCCTCTTGATAAGGTATATCGGGTTTATCTAATAACTCTAAAAGTGAGCTGATAAATAAATCTTTGAGTCTGTGTTCTTTTCTAGGGTTGAAGTAAAAACAAAGAATCCTGCTACAAATCTCTTCAAAACGTCGCTTGGGATAGCTGCATATTTCTAAAAATGACGTGTCAATATTGTTCTTGGGAACTTTTTTAAAGTCATTTAACAGTTTGAGTGCTAATTCTAAATTCATATTGTGTCTTTCGTTTCAAAATGTCTAGTCCTAGAATATGGCTACAGGTTAAAAATTAAATTAAGCTGCCTCATTATACACGTTTTGAGGCGTTTTATAGTCTAAAGATAAATGAAGTCTTTTGTTATTGTAAATATTGATTGCATTTTTTGTAGCACGCTTAGCCTCTTTTAAACTAGCAAATGTTTGGTCCAGGAAAAACTCATCTTTTAAAATACCATTAACACGTTCAGCAATAGCATTCTCATAACAATGATTTTCTTCGGTCATGCTAATTTTGAAGTCTTTGTTTTTTAATATTCTGACATATTGATTAGAGCAGTATTGAGCTCCACGGTCAGAATGATGGATCAATCCATTGGCAGGCTTTGCGTTTGCCAGGGCCTTTTTGAGAGCCCGCAAACACCCAGCCAGCTCAAGAGAGTTGCTAATATCGTAACCAACAATTTTTCTTGAGTATAAGTCAGTAATGAGAGCTAAATAGCAAAAGCCGTTGTATGTTCTGATGTAGGTAATATCGCTAACCCATACCTGATTTGGCCTTGTTATTTTAAGGTCTTTAATCAAATTATTGTACTTGTGAAAATGATGATATGAATCGGTTGTTTTACAACTTGTTTTCTTACGTACAATCAACATGTCGTATTTACGTAAGATCCTGTAAAGTTCATCACGTCCAACCTTTAATCCCATTAGATTAAATGTTATATGTAGCGCCATCATCAACTTTCGAGTACCAACGCGCGGTTGAGTTAGTCGCTCATAATTGACAAGCTTTATGACTTTCTTTTCTACTTCTAGTCGGGCAGCACTCCTCTTCTTGTATTTATAATAGGCATCCCGATGTAGTCCAAAGCATTGACAAGTCGTCTCGCAACTTGCCAGCTTTGTTTTTTTTGCTGTATCAACTGCTTTCATTAGCGTTTCTTGCCTAAATTTTTTTTTAATTCTTCGGCGTTTTTGAAACCTAGTTTTTCAGCTGATACTTCAAGATATGAATCCAGTACCAACTGGTCCAGATCTTTCTTAACAAGGGCTTCTTTGAGCTTTTTAACTTCTTTTTGTAGTGCTTTAATTCTGGTGATTTCGTCTTTAGTTTCCACGTTTATACGAGTGTTCATTAAGTCAGTTCTGTTGTATTTTTTGATCCATTCATTGATTGTACTGTTTTGAATGCCATAAATACGTCCGAGCTGCCGTTTGTTATACTTACCGGTACTAAGTTCGGATAAAATTTTGAGTTTGAAACTTTCCGAATAACGTCTGTAAACTTGATCATTTTTATACATAATTACATGAATTATGTAGCCTTTATTCCGGACGAGTCAAAATTGGTGGTAACGGTCACTTGTATGTGGTCGGGCGGGATTTTGAAAAGAAATCCTGTCAGACCCGCAGGAAAGTGGGCGCAAGGTCTGACTTGTCAGACCGCTAAAACCCCCGCCTGCCATATACAAATTGTTACCTGCTGTGCTTTTTCTTTCAAACTTTTAACTATAATTAAAATCCTCCAATCGGGAGGTGTTTATCACTAGTTTTGATATCCATATTTTTTTCATTGGTAAAACCTAACCCACCTTTCTGGTATGCATTATCAAAGATGTCTGCTAAGTCTGGCGTGAGTGCAAACACAGTTTCATCATCATTAACTTGTTTCATGTCAATTTTACCATTTAAAAATGCACCACATACTTCTAGTTCATCAGCAGTTAGCAATCGTTCATGAAGTTTTTGACGCATTAGAAGAAACTGTGTTAGGTCAGATGGCTTTTTCCCTTTTTTCTCCATAAGCAACAAGAATGTTTCTAAGTCATCAATGCAAATACTTAATGGAAATTCATCATCTTCATAAATCTCAAGTAGAATTGATAAATCAGTTTGTATTTGTCCAAACCTTTCCAATGTTACTATTAATGAAAAAGCATTTGCATAAT
Proteins encoded in this region:
- a CDS encoding COR domain-containing protein — encoded protein: MTSKIITIIQRAQKENSTILNLNHLSLFTIPEEVFELINLEQLIISNNKLSEIPNDISRLKKLKYIDASFNFITKIHSEIEQIQSLEVLKLNKNWLQCIPKSIYFLNNLKSLQIEDNYVYEIDSSIGNLKSLRELLLTRNSIKNLPSNIGGLKNLVTLNISNNKIEDIPREISELSKLKHFNFSNNNIKKIPKEFGKIKSIESLFYYKNPLVYPPIEIVHQGTSSIINYLQSIYENETIKIYESKVLIVGEGGVGKTCLCKRLIYNKVNISEITTEGIEINNWTLSTKKSDKFKINLWDFGGQEIYHTTHQFFLTKRSLYIFVWEARKNDNLISFDYWLNVIKLLGDNAPVIMVLNKMDERILNIDEKSLLRKFPNIKGFYRISATKNLGIDELIRSIITEIDNLPHIGDELPVEWQRIRTDLGQLKKSHISYNQYLEICAKYGLEEEKANYLGMYYHDLGVFLNFRDNPILSDIVFLEPEWATNAVYKVADTRHIIDNFGNFDFHELKLIWDNYPEDKYIHLLELMKKFELCFQIPNTCQYIIPELLRPEMPDKIENWKDDDMLIFEYRYDFMPKGIITRFIVRIHDLIKNDLYWKHGVIIERSESTSLIVSEPLNRRLVIQIKGYKKSNLLEIIRREIDYIHKTLNSPNVIEMIPCICKECRSSKSPYYFDYEKVLKAESKLKTKIECQNSFEDIGISNLLHEYRSYTSTSKSKTIIKNINIKDSNTNFSDNIKIENNYEN
- a CDS encoding IS481 family transposase, encoding MPWKETTTMEQKIEFICEWNSQKYSISELCRVFEISRPTAYKLINKYEKFGLEGLLDDSKAPIHHPNQTDPKVVDKVLKLKERHKTWGAKKLRVLLFNDFTENQIPSVVTVHNILKKNGLVQPQKRLRRIKPTYPIFDPQQCNEVWSADYKGKFKMGNKIYCHPLTIADSRSRFLFTAKAHLHEDLKSVKKEFTRVFRMFGLPKQVHTDNGSPFAAATSIQRFSRLSYWFIELGIFPVFSDPSHPEQNGRHERMHRDLKASCAMPSAFDMKTQQRTLNAFVKEYNNVRPHEALDMMTPAEVHIRSNKPFPERIKEWTYSPGMKVMYVTKSGAIRWRSYYWVYLSRALTGKYVAAIEIGNDVWKVFFRNVLLGYFNQNDLTYKESSTRLSPKIV
- a CDS encoding PD-(D/E)XK nuclease family protein; translated protein: MNLELALKLLNDFKKVPKNNIDTSFLEICSYPKRRFEEICSRILCFYFNPRKEHRLKDLFISSLLELLDKPDIPYQEEQIKIITEDNADGKRIDLVIYSPDFIIGIENKITASLYNPLDSYKKRLQEYNIENTIKLVLSVDKITKKEECELIKSNDFIAITYSEFFEILKRNIGGYISTCNQKYLIQLYDFIQTLENMNPLNPADKKLSEFFFDNSSQIDELILAHENYKERILRIQRDKISELKEQISIKTGKDWWAWQGWDLGFDSFNKNKPRIGIESSFKNTRTSALGEFRIYITTWNLKDWVSYEKILMEKFPNNFLDKVNNRVYLHMDVIIDQNDELILEKLYEYFNLLEKITE
- a CDS encoding IS3 family transposase — its product is MKAVDTAKKTKLASCETTCQCFGLHRDAYYKYKKRSAARLEVEKKVIKLVNYERLTQPRVGTRKLMMALHITFNLMGLKVGRDELYRILRKYDMLIVRKKTSCKTTDSYHHFHKYNNLIKDLKITRPNQVWVSDITYIRTYNGFCYLALITDLYSRKIVGYDISNSLELAGCLRALKKALANAKPANGLIHHSDRGAQYCSNQYVRILKNKDFKISMTEENHCYENAIAERVNGILKDEFFLDQTFASLKEAKRATKNAINIYNNKRLHLSLDYKTPQNVYNEAA
- a CDS encoding transposase produces the protein MYKNDQVYRRYSESFKLKILSELSTGKYNKRQLGRIYGIQNSTINEWIKKYNRTDLMNTRINVETKDEITRIKALQKEVKKLKEALVKKDLDQLVLDSYLEVSAEKLGFKNAEELKKNLGKKR